Proteins encoded in a region of the Candidatus Bathyarchaeota archaeon genome:
- a CDS encoding glycosyltransferase family 4 protein gives MQRMKILMVGPFPPTVGGITSCMLNIMNSLKESYYFLPFTTGRPTVGMRKDATDYSIILKMKPAFLFKSAMVTFYHVFSYPFTLLTESPSIVHINATDYLNFFENSVYLFVAKMLRKKSIMHIHATYFEAFYDGSNAIFKAVIRKTLNAADRLIVLSPNTQAFFTKIAPSSKISVIPNTAEIPAKLVNEKFSERDAKVRVLFLGSEEAKRKGFFDVIKAIPIVLEKSKVPVVFLFAGIYDSDKLRAINETKAQCKCVECLGYLDNSEMLLVRQSSDIYTLPSYAEGLPCALLEAMAAGLPVVTTTVGSIPEVVEDNINGFLIEPGDVTLLAEKIVVLANDSALRQIIGVRNIDKIKKLFSPESIMRELNEVYRDL, from the coding sequence ATGCAAAGAATGAAAATCCTTATGGTTGGTCCGTTCCCACCTACGGTAGGTGGCATTACTTCGTGCATGTTAAATATAATGAATTCTTTGAAGGAGAGTTATTATTTTTTGCCTTTTACAACGGGCAGACCGACAGTTGGAATGAGAAAAGACGCAACAGATTACTCAATTATTTTGAAAATGAAGCCTGCTTTTCTATTTAAATCAGCTATGGTGACTTTTTATCATGTTTTTAGCTATCCTTTCACCTTATTAACAGAATCGCCTTCAATCGTGCATATAAATGCGACAGATTACCTTAACTTTTTTGAGAATTCTGTCTATTTGTTCGTAGCAAAGATGCTTAGAAAAAAATCTATTATGCACATCCACGCTACCTATTTTGAAGCTTTTTATGATGGCAGCAATGCCATTTTTAAAGCAGTAATTAGAAAAACCTTGAATGCGGCTGATAGACTGATTGTTTTATCCCCGAACACTCAGGCTTTCTTTACGAAGATAGCCCCGTCAAGTAAGATTTCAGTGATACCTAACACGGCAGAAATTCCTGCTAAACTGGTTAATGAAAAATTTAGCGAACGAGATGCTAAAGTACGCGTCCTTTTTCTTGGAAGTGAAGAAGCAAAAAGAAAGGGTTTTTTTGATGTTATAAAAGCTATACCCATTGTACTTGAAAAGTCTAAAGTGCCGGTTGTTTTCCTCTTTGCAGGAATATATGACAGTGATAAACTGCGTGCCATAAACGAAACCAAAGCACAATGCAAGTGTGTTGAATGCTTGGGTTACCTTGATAATAGCGAAATGTTGCTGGTTCGCCAGAGTTCCGACATCTATACGCTGCCAAGTTATGCAGAAGGTTTACCTTGTGCTTTGCTTGAGGCAATGGCTGCAGGGTTGCCTGTTGTCACCACTACTGTAGGGTCGATTCCGGAAGTTGTCGAGGACAATATTAATGGGTTCTTAATTGAACCCGGTGATGTTACTTTATTAGCTGAAAAGATTGTTGTTTTAGCAAATGATTCTGCACTTAGACAAATCATCGGCGTCAGAAATATCGATAAGATTAAAAAACTTTTTTCACCTGAAAGTATTATGCGAGAATTAAACGAGGTTTATCGGGATTTATAA